The following are encoded in a window of Rosa chinensis cultivar Old Blush chromosome 4, RchiOBHm-V2, whole genome shotgun sequence genomic DNA:
- the LOC112198097 gene encoding leucine-rich repeat extensin-like protein 3 isoform X3, whose protein sequence is MVPELEKPRITEIHVRMDCNGCVQKIKKALHGINGIYDLYIDFPQQKLTIIGWADPEKIVKAIKKTRKIATICSHIEQPTEPASPPAEQPPEGAAPPPPDAANPPPTESPHPLAEPAPPPEAAPPAEPPKDPPPPEHPQPEALPTPVAAETNLGQQHPVYHHRPREVGEVHTIYHHPPDYGYRYGYPNGYPGYYNRYHNSQGPPPEPTPPPAPAPAQVPVHTPPVYVTHSYNTYRPSPYVTEYEYVQPPPPQQTHYSRISQYHHYNEDQPYHNISNGNGNGNITSIFSDENPNACAVM, encoded by the exons ATGGTCCCAGAATTAGAG AAACCTCGGATTACCGAGATACATGTTCGGATGGATTGTAATGGGTGTGTACAGAAGATTAAGAAAGCACTACATGGCATCAACG gtatatatgatctctaCATTGACTTCCCTCAGCAAAAGTTAACAATAATAGGGTGGGCGGATCCAGAGAAGATAGTAAAAGCCATTAAAAAGACGAGGAAGATTGCCACCATATGTTCCCATATAGAACAACCAACAGAGCCTGCTTCTCCTCCAGCAGAACAACCCCCCGAAGGTGCCGCACCACCACCTCCCGATGCAGCAAACCCTCCTCCAACAGAATCACCTCATCCACTAGCCGAACCAGCTCCACCTCCTGAAGCTGCCCCACCAGCCGAGCCACCAAAGGATCCGCCACCACCGGAACATCCACAACCAGAGGCACTACCAACACCTGTGGCTGCTGAGACCAATCTAGGCCAACAACATCCGGTGTACCACCACAGGCCAAGAGAAGTTGGGGAAGTTCATACCATATACCACCACCCACCTGATTATGGCTACAGATACGGCTACCCTAATGGCTACCCCGGCTACTATAACAGATACCATAATAGTCAAGGACCTCCACCGGAACCAACTCCTCCCCCCGCC CCGGCTCCAGCTCAGGTTCCAGTCCATACACCACCGGTCTATGTGACACATAGCTACAACACATACAGGCCATCACCTTATGTCACTGAATATGAGTATGTTCAGCCACCCCCACCACAACAGACGCATTACAGTAGGATCAGCCAATACCACCACTATAATGAGGATCAACCGTATCACAATATCAGCAATGGAAATGGAAATGGCAACATCACGTCGATTTTTAGCGACGAAAATCCGAATGCGTGTGCTGTAATGTAG
- the LOC112198097 gene encoding anther-specific proline-rich protein APG isoform X1, with protein sequence MVPELEKPRITEIHVRMDCNGCVQKIKKALHGINGIYDLYIDFPQQKLTIIGWADPEKIVKAIKKTRKIATICSHIEQPTEPASPPAEQPPEGAAPPPPDAANPPPTESPHPLAEPAPPPEAAPPAEPPKDPPPPEHPQPEALPTPVAAETNLGQQHPVYHHRPREVGEVHTIYHHPPDYGYRYGYPNGYPGYYNRYHNSQGPPPEPTPPPAPAPAPAPAPAPAPAPAQVPVHTPPVYVTHSYNTYRPSPYVTEYEYVQPPPPQQTHYSRISQYHHYNEDQPYHNISNGNGNGNITSIFSDENPNACAVM encoded by the exons ATGGTCCCAGAATTAGAG AAACCTCGGATTACCGAGATACATGTTCGGATGGATTGTAATGGGTGTGTACAGAAGATTAAGAAAGCACTACATGGCATCAACG gtatatatgatctctaCATTGACTTCCCTCAGCAAAAGTTAACAATAATAGGGTGGGCGGATCCAGAGAAGATAGTAAAAGCCATTAAAAAGACGAGGAAGATTGCCACCATATGTTCCCATATAGAACAACCAACAGAGCCTGCTTCTCCTCCAGCAGAACAACCCCCCGAAGGTGCCGCACCACCACCTCCCGATGCAGCAAACCCTCCTCCAACAGAATCACCTCATCCACTAGCCGAACCAGCTCCACCTCCTGAAGCTGCCCCACCAGCCGAGCCACCAAAGGATCCGCCACCACCGGAACATCCACAACCAGAGGCACTACCAACACCTGTGGCTGCTGAGACCAATCTAGGCCAACAACATCCGGTGTACCACCACAGGCCAAGAGAAGTTGGGGAAGTTCATACCATATACCACCACCCACCTGATTATGGCTACAGATACGGCTACCCTAATGGCTACCCCGGCTACTATAACAGATACCATAATAGTCAAGGACCTCCACCGGAACCAACTCCTCCCCCCGCCCCGGCTCCGGCTCCGGCCCCGGCTCCAGCTCCGGCTCCGGCTCCAGCTCAGGTTCCAGTCCATACACCACCGGTCTATGTGACACATAGCTACAACACATACAGGCCATCACCTTATGTCACTGAATATGAGTATGTTCAGCCACCCCCACCACAACAGACGCATTACAGTAGGATCAGCCAATACCACCACTATAATGAGGATCAACCGTATCACAATATCAGCAATGGAAATGGAAATGGCAACATCACGTCGATTTTTAGCGACGAAAATCCGAATGCGTGTGCTGTAATGTAG
- the LOC112198097 gene encoding anther-specific proline-rich protein APG isoform X2, protein MQKPRITEIHVRMDCNGCVQKIKKALHGINGIYDLYIDFPQQKLTIIGWADPEKIVKAIKKTRKIATICSHIEQPTEPASPPAEQPPEGAAPPPPDAANPPPTESPHPLAEPAPPPEAAPPAEPPKDPPPPEHPQPEALPTPVAAETNLGQQHPVYHHRPREVGEVHTIYHHPPDYGYRYGYPNGYPGYYNRYHNSQGPPPEPTPPPAPAPAPAPAPAPAPAPAQVPVHTPPVYVTHSYNTYRPSPYVTEYEYVQPPPPQQTHYSRISQYHHYNEDQPYHNISNGNGNGNITSIFSDENPNACAVM, encoded by the exons ATGCAGAAACCTCGGATTACCGAGATACATGTTCGGATGGATTGTAATGGGTGTGTACAGAAGATTAAGAAAGCACTACATGGCATCAACG gtatatatgatctctaCATTGACTTCCCTCAGCAAAAGTTAACAATAATAGGGTGGGCGGATCCAGAGAAGATAGTAAAAGCCATTAAAAAGACGAGGAAGATTGCCACCATATGTTCCCATATAGAACAACCAACAGAGCCTGCTTCTCCTCCAGCAGAACAACCCCCCGAAGGTGCCGCACCACCACCTCCCGATGCAGCAAACCCTCCTCCAACAGAATCACCTCATCCACTAGCCGAACCAGCTCCACCTCCTGAAGCTGCCCCACCAGCCGAGCCACCAAAGGATCCGCCACCACCGGAACATCCACAACCAGAGGCACTACCAACACCTGTGGCTGCTGAGACCAATCTAGGCCAACAACATCCGGTGTACCACCACAGGCCAAGAGAAGTTGGGGAAGTTCATACCATATACCACCACCCACCTGATTATGGCTACAGATACGGCTACCCTAATGGCTACCCCGGCTACTATAACAGATACCATAATAGTCAAGGACCTCCACCGGAACCAACTCCTCCCCCCGCCCCGGCTCCGGCTCCGGCCCCGGCTCCAGCTCCGGCTCCGGCTCCAGCTCAGGTTCCAGTCCATACACCACCGGTCTATGTGACACATAGCTACAACACATACAGGCCATCACCTTATGTCACTGAATATGAGTATGTTCAGCCACCCCCACCACAACAGACGCATTACAGTAGGATCAGCCAATACCACCACTATAATGAGGATCAACCGTATCACAATATCAGCAATGGAAATGGAAATGGCAACATCACGTCGATTTTTAGCGACGAAAATCCGAATGCGTGTGCTGTAATGTAG
- the LOC112198546 gene encoding major strawberry allergen Fra a 1.07, which produces MGVTSVSQEFLCPIAPSRMFKALIIDSKNLIPKLLPQFIASVEVTQGDGGAGSIEQVNFTEGSHFKYVKHRIDELDQDNFVCKYTMIEGDALGDKLESIAYEVKFEAASDGSSICKMTSNYNSIGEFEVKEEEILAGKNSAMGIYKVVEAYLLENPNVYS; this is translated from the exons ATGGGTGTGACAAGCGTTTCACAGGAGTTCTTGTGCCCGATTGCCCCATCGCGCATGTTCAAGGCTTTGATCATAGACTCCAAAAACTTGATCCCAAAGCTGTTGCCCCAATTCATAGCAAGCGTTGAAGTAACTCAAGGAGATGGCGGAGCAGGAAGCATTGAACAAGTCAACTTCACAGAAG GTAGCCATTTCAAATACGTCAAGCACAGAATCGATGAACTCGACCAGGACAATTTCGTGTGCAAGTACACTATGATTGAGGGAGATGCATTAGGGGACAAGCTTGAGTCTATTGCTTACGAGGTCAAGTTTGAGGCAGCTAGTGATGGGAGCTCTATATGCAAGATGACAAGTAATTACAACTCCATTGGAGAATTTGAGGTCAAAGAAGAGGAGATTTTAGCAGGAAAGAATAGTGCTATGGGAATTTACAAAGTCGTTGAAGCCTACCTCTTAGAGAACCCAAATGTTTATTCTTGA